A genomic segment from Glycine max cultivar Williams 82 chromosome 1, Glycine_max_v4.0, whole genome shotgun sequence encodes:
- the LOC100781995 gene encoding LOW QUALITY PROTEIN: high mobility group B protein 13 (The sequence of the model RefSeq protein was modified relative to this genomic sequence to represent the inferred CDS: substituted 1 base at 1 genomic stop codon): protein MVSNEEHGLKILDFWGENSGPMTWRLTLAEVRHVLGLLVDFKLEAIAAVKLYKNYIIIKGCSEKKRPSPPYILWMKDQRNEIKKVNPEAGFKEISTMLGVKWKTVTAEEKKPYEGIYHAEKEAYLQVIAKEKHETESMRLLEDEQKQRTAMELLEQYMQFKQEAEKDGKKNKKEKDPLKPKHPMSAYFLFTNDRRAALAAENKNFLEVPKITFEEWKNMTEEQKRPYEEMAKKNKEQYALEMEAYKQKKDEEAGHFMKEEEDHMKVQKQEALQLLKKKEKIENIIKFFSSKTKXNLQKKKQNKDDKNSDPNRPKMQHTSLLQLSFSSCTRFPSQYVSNGKGGANVVQWVETAISEGRES, encoded by the exons ATGGTGAGCAATGAGGAGCATGGTTTAAAG ATTCTAGATTTTTGGGGTGAAAACTCTGGACCTATGACCTGGAGATTAACTCTAGCAGAGGTTAGGCATGTATTGGGTCTGCTAGTTGATTTTAAACTAGAAGCAATAGCTGCTGTGAAGTTGTACAAGaattatattatcataaaaGGGTGCTCTGAGAAGAAACGACCTTCTCCACCTTACATTTTGTGGATGAAAGACCAACGGAATGAG ATCAAGAAAGTGAACCCAGAGGCCGGATTTAAGGAAATTTCAACCATGCTAGGTGTTAAATGGAAGACTGTTACTGCAGAAGAGAAGAAGCCTTATGAGGGGATATACCATGCGGAGAAAGAAGCTTATTTGCAGGTGATTGCAAAGGAAAAACATGAAACTGAGTCAATGAGGTTGTTGGAAGACGAGCAGAAGCAGAGGACTGCGATGGAATTGCTTGAACAGTACATGCAATTCAAACAAGAGGcagaaaaagatggaaagaaGAACAA GAAAGAGAAGGATCCATTGAAACCAAAGCACCCTATGTCAGCCTATTTCTTGTTCACTAATGATAGGCGAGCAGCTCTTGCTGCCGAGAACAAGAATTTCTTGGAG gTTCCAAAAATCACATTCGAAGAGTGGAAAAACATGACAGAAGAACAAAAAAGACCCTATGAAGAG ATggcaaagaaaaataaggagCAATATGCCCTAGAAATGGAGGCTTATAAACAGAAGAAAGATGAGGAGGCTGGCCATTTCATGAAGGAAGAGGAGGACCATATGAAAGTTCAAAAACAAGAAGCATTGCAACTGCttaagaagaaggagaaaattgaaaatataatcaagtttttttcttct aaaacaaaatagaaccttcagaagaagaaacagaacaaGGATGACAAGAATTCTGATCCAAACAGGCCTAAAATGCAACATACCTCTCTTTTGCAACTCTCATTCTCTTCATGCA CGAGGTTCCCTTCTCAGTATGTCAGCAATGGAAAGGGTGGGGCTAATGTGGTGCAATGGGTGGAAACTGCAATCTCTGAGGGAAGGGAATCATAA